A stretch of DNA from Gammaproteobacteria bacterium:
GGCATCCGAACCGAGGGCAATGGGAACCTTGTTTTGTATAAGCTCAGCGACCGGTGGCTTCCGAGTTTCTTTCAGACAATAAAATGCGGCGGGTAACAACACGGCTGTGGTTCCGTGTGATGCCATGGCACGGATATCGTCGTCGTTTATGTATTCCAAGTGGTCCGCACTGATGGCGCCAAGCTCAGCCGCGGTGCGCGCCCCTCCGCTATGCGACAATTGTTCGGCATGAATTTTTAGTTGAAAGCCTAGCCGTTTGGCTTCAGCAAGCAATTTTTGAGTTTGCGCTTGGTTAAAAGCGATCTTTTCACAAAAAATGTCAACCGCATCTGCTAATTGCTCGGCTTTGGCTTTGGGAAGCAGGGTATCGCAGATCCACTGGATATAGGCATCGCCTTGTCCGGAAAACTCAGGCGGAACGGTATGTGCGGCAAGCAGTGTGGCGTAGACGGTCAGGTCGTCGCTGTTCAGTTGTCTGGCCACACGCAACATTTTGAGTTCATCCGTCTCGGTCAAGCCATAACCGGACTTGATTTCGACCGTGGTAAAGCCGTGCGCGCGCCAAGCCGAAAGCCGTTGCTTGGCTGTTTGATACAGCTGTTGCTCTGTGGCTTGACGTGTCTTGGTGACTGTTGCCTGAATACCGCCTCCACGCCGGGCAATGGTTTCATAGCTAACGCCTGCAAGCCTGAGCGCAAACTCATTAGCGCGGTCGCCAGCGTAGATGAGATGAGTATGTGGGTCGATAAGTCCGGGCGTGACGAGCCTGTGTTCGGCATCGAACAGAATTTCACCCTTTGGTGAAGTCGAAGCCTCAGTCAAGGCATGGATGTTTCCATCTTTGATGCCAATGTGAACCAGTTGTTCTTCTCCTGACCATCCTTCGGTGCAATCAGCCAGACGGGCATTTAGGATCCACTGTGTGTGATTCATAATTGGTCTTATGGATGTCAAAATTTGTGCTATTTTACGGACTTTGCCAAAGGATGAGAAATCCATCATGGGTGACCAGCCAACGAAGATCCGAATTCTTGTGGCAGAAGATGATCTGGCCAATCAGCGGGTGGCCGAGTTGTTTTTGACACGCCTCGGGTTTGAGGTCGTGATAGCGCAAAATGGTGAAGAGGCGGTTAGGCTGGCGCAAAAGGCCCCCTGTGCACTCATTATTATGGACTGTCAAATGCCAGTTATGGATGGATTTGAAGCCACACGCCGTATTCGCGCATCAGGCATTGAGGTGCCGATCATCGCGATGACAGCCAATTTTGGTGTTCGTGATAGAGAGCGCTGCTTGGAGGTTGGAATGAATGACTTTGTTTCCAAGCCGGTGGATTTTCGTTTATTGACCGAAGCGCTCGAAAAATGGATCCATCGTGGGTGTTAATCTAAAGGTAGGGGTGTGGTGACAATGCGTATTTTCGCCAGAAATCTATTAACGGAGCATGGGTTCCGTCCCAATCAAATTCTGACAGTCGAAGGAGGTGTTTTACGTCGTATTGCCGCAGGGCGAGACAGTGAGGCAGACCACATTTTTGATTTGGTGCTGCCCGGTTTTATCAATACACATTCGCATGCTTTCCAATGGGCCTTTGCGGGGCAAGCAGAATATCGGACAAGACCGGATGATTCTTTCTGGAGTTGGCGTCAGGCGATGTACGAAGCCGCCAATGGCATGAGCGCGGAACAACTTGGGAGACTGGCGCGGCAGTTGTACGCGAGAATGTTGGAAGCTGGATACAGTTGGGTCGCCGAGTTTCACTATGTGCATCATCAGGAAGACACTACGCCATATTCGGATCCAGCGCATATTGGACATATCCTCATTGAAGCGGCACAAAGTGTCGGTATCGGTATTTGCTTGCTGCCCGTGCTTTATCAGTATTCTGGTTTCGGACGGCAAGCACCTTTGCCCGAGCAGCGACGGTTTATCAGCGACGACGGCCTGTACGGGGAAATCCTCGGTAGTTTGCGGGCACGTTGGCAGGGGCAGCCCGGCGTCGTGATTGGCATGGCACCGCACTCTTTGCGCGCTGTTGATGTGGAGCGATTGCCTCAACAACTGGAGGCCTGGCACCAACCCGGTATGCCAATCCATATTCATATTGCGGAACAACCGCTGGAGGTGGAGGCCTGTGTCCAGCATTACGGACATCGACCCGTGGCGTTGTTGTCTCAGCACTGTCCGATCGACGAGACATGGACGTTGGTGCATGCCACCCATCTCGACGCTAGTGAAATGGCTTCGATCGTGCGCGCTGGTGCCATCGTGTCACTGTGTCCGACGACGGAGGCAAACCTTGGGGATGGCGTGTTTCAGCTGAGTGAATATGACCAGCTCGGCGGCCATTGGAGTATTGGCAGTGATTCTCACGTTTGTCTGAATCCCGCGGAGGAATTACGCTGGCTCGAGTATGGTCAGCGTCTGCGCTCGAACCGCCGTTGTGTTTATGCCAGTGAGCAGCAGCCGAATGTGGCGGTGCGTTTGGTACTTGAGGCAATTCGTTCCGGACGCCAGAGCCTGGGGCTGCCGACAGCATTGTGGCCGTCCGACCACCTTTGTGATTTTGTGGCATTCGACGGGATGGACTGGCGTAAGGACACCCGCCCTGAACAGGCACTTTCGCAGTGGTTGTTTTCCGGCCGGCCTGTGCAGCCAGCTGCCGTTTTTGCCAACGGCCTTTGGCGCGTCTGGGAAGGAAAGCATATTGAGCGGCCACATTTGGATAATGAATGGCAACGCTTATGCTAAGTTGTTCTAGTCGCCAAATTCGATCAGTGTCGTGGAGCGAATTGCCCGAACAAGTGCGTCGATGGTCGTAGGTTTGGGAACCTGAGCGACGATGGATAGGCGCGCTTTGGTCTCGTCAGTAAAGACCTCGCTGGTGGCGCTGATGATAATGGCCTGGGTGTCTGCATTCATCGAGTCTTGCTTTCGCAACGTTTCCAGAAAAGTTACACCATCCATTCTTGGCATATTCAGATCGACGGCAAGCAGGTCAAACGGTTGTTCGTTGGCGACCCTGAGGGCTTCTACACCGTCATTGGCAACGGTGCAATCTAGTCCAAGTTTTCTGAGCATTCCGCAGAGGACTTTTTGATTGGCGATGTTATCTTCAATGACCAAGACGCGACCGATAAAGTGAGGTAATTTGTCGAGCTGAAGTTGGGATGTTGTATTCTGGTGAGTGTGGACTGTCACGGGAAGTGTGACGGTAAATGCAGCGCCTTGGCCGGGGTGGCTGTCGAGGGTGATTGTGCCGCCAAGCAGCTCCGTCAACTGCCGAGTGATTGTCAAGCCAAGACCTGTCCCTCCGTAGCGCCGAGTTGTGCTGTTATCGCCTTGCGTAAAGGCTTCGAATATACGTTTTTGGTTCTCCGGTTCGATGCCTGGTCCAGTGTCAGAGACTTCGATTTTGAGCCACTTTTGTTGGTCTGATTCGATGAGCTCTGCGCGAAGTGTCACATGGCCTTTTTCAGTAAATTTCACTGCATTGGAAATTAAATTCGAAACAATTTGTGTGACGCGTGTCGGATCGGTGCCAATCGCTTTGCCTTTCAAATCATCTACGTCAATCTTAAGTGAGATGCCCTTTTGTTCTGCCTGTGAGCGGAATGTTTTGGCGACGGAGGTGAGCCGATCATAGGCATCGAAATTGATATGTTCAATGGCGACACGGCCTGCCGAGAGTTTCTCAAAGTCGAGGATTTCGTTGATAAGCGTGAGCAAATGCTGCGTGGATTGGAGCGCGAGTTGAACGTATTCCTTTTCTTGTTCGGGCAAATTGGCATCGGCCAGCAATTGCAACATACCCATAGCGCCATTCATCGGCGTGCGAAGTTCGTGGCTGATGTTGGCTAAAAACTCAGATTTTGCGCGATCTGCGGCCTCTGCTTGCTCTTTGGCACGCACAAGGGCTTCGGTATATTGCTGTTCAGCCTCACGCGACTTCTCAAGGGTTTCCGCCAGTGCGTTGAGGTCATTGGCGAGACGGTTCAGCTCATTGTTGACATCAACCTTAACACGCACATCGTAGCGACCGTTACGCAATTGGCGCACACTTTGGGTCAAGGACAGAATGCTTTGCGACAGACGTCGACCGTAGTAGAGGGCACCAAGGACAGCGACCGCCAAAATGCTTAACGCGATCAATGCCCCGAATAACCAAATCTGTTTTTGCTCTTCTCGAAGCGCCTGACGTGATAGCTTGATATCG
This window harbors:
- the hutI gene encoding imidazolonepropionase, with product MNHTQWILNARLADCTEGWSGEEQLVHIGIKDGNIHALTEASTSPKGEILFDAEHRLVTPGLIDPHTHLIYAGDRANEFALRLAGVSYETIARRGGGIQATVTKTRQATEQQLYQTAKQRLSAWRAHGFTTVEIKSGYGLTETDELKMLRVARQLNSDDLTVYATLLAAHTVPPEFSGQGDAYIQWICDTLLPKAKAEQLADAVDIFCEKIAFNQAQTQKLLAEAKRLGFQLKIHAEQLSHSGGARTAAELGAISADHLEYINDDDIRAMASHGTTAVLLPAAFYCLKETRKPPVAELIQNKVPIALGSDANPGSAPMTQPLLILNMACTLFGLTPSQSLLGVTRYAARALGLSDRGQVAVGYRADLAIWDCQSHHELSYYIGGRSAVARVVNGRLFMN
- a CDS encoding response regulator; the protein is MGDQPTKIRILVAEDDLANQRVAELFLTRLGFEVVIAQNGEEAVRLAQKAPCALIIMDCQMPVMDGFEATRRIRASGIEVPIIAMTANFGVRDRERCLEVGMNDFVSKPVDFRLLTEALEKWIHRGC
- the hutF gene encoding formimidoylglutamate deiminase, which codes for MRIFARNLLTEHGFRPNQILTVEGGVLRRIAAGRDSEADHIFDLVLPGFINTHSHAFQWAFAGQAEYRTRPDDSFWSWRQAMYEAANGMSAEQLGRLARQLYARMLEAGYSWVAEFHYVHHQEDTTPYSDPAHIGHILIEAAQSVGIGICLLPVLYQYSGFGRQAPLPEQRRFISDDGLYGEILGSLRARWQGQPGVVIGMAPHSLRAVDVERLPQQLEAWHQPGMPIHIHIAEQPLEVEACVQHYGHRPVALLSQHCPIDETWTLVHATHLDASEMASIVRAGAIVSLCPTTEANLGDGVFQLSEYDQLGGHWSIGSDSHVCLNPAEELRWLEYGQRLRSNRRCVYASEQQPNVAVRLVLEAIRSGRQSLGLPTALWPSDHLCDFVAFDGMDWRKDTRPEQALSQWLFSGRPVQPAAVFANGLWRVWEGKHIERPHLDNEWQRLC
- a CDS encoding response regulator yields the protein MNATKPSKIGRQIYALILVPCLLLFASLTYFFIDKSLQHATEHMNQRGELIVKQLAQTAEYSLFTGDLTMLERLASQLLNQTDIVSIEIRDKFGNVIFQRANPRLAKTVDLAIYHQSVMAQASFQDDFIDSAEDQKLGEVDIKLSRQALREEQKQIWLFGALIALSILAVAVLGALYYGRRLSQSILSLTQSVRQLRNGRYDVRVKVDVNNELNRLANDLNALAETLEKSREAEQQYTEALVRAKEQAEAADRAKSEFLANISHELRTPMNGAMGMLQLLADANLPEQEKEYVQLALQSTQHLLTLINEILDFEKLSAGRVAIEHINFDAYDRLTSVAKTFRSQAEQKGISLKIDVDDLKGKAIGTDPTRVTQIVSNLISNAVKFTEKGHVTLRAELIESDQQKWLKIEVSDTGPGIEPENQKRIFEAFTQGDNSTTRRYGGTGLGLTITRQLTELLGGTITLDSHPGQGAAFTVTLPVTVHTHQNTTSQLQLDKLPHFIGRVLVIEDNIANQKVLCGMLRKLGLDCTVANDGVEALRVANEQPFDLLAVDLNMPRMDGVTFLETLRKQDSMNADTQAIIISATSEVFTDETKARLSIVAQVPKPTTIDALVRAIRSTTLIEFGD